A genomic stretch from Mycosarcoma maydis chromosome 3, whole genome shotgun sequence includes:
- a CDS encoding putative proteasome regulatory particle lid subunit RPN11, with translation MDFQSMLQQARMGGGPGAGAAPGDAPQNDNAEMVYISSLALIKMLKHGRAGVPMEVMGLMLGSFIDDYTVSVIDVFAMPQSGTGVSVEAVDPVFQTKMLDMLKQTGRPEMVVGWYHSHPGFGCWLSNVDINTQQSFEQLNPRAVAVVVDPIQSVKGKVVIDAFRLINPSTVMLGQEPRQTTSNIGHLNKPSIQSLIHGLNRHYYSIAIGYRKTELEQSMLNNLHKRNWTEGLRLRDFSEHKENNRKAIEKMLSLSEAYNKSVQEESTLTPEQLKTRHVGKQDPKRHLEDAVEQTMGDQIVQSLGTMLLAEL, from the coding sequence ATGGACTTCCAATCCATGTTGCAGCAGGCGCGCATGGGCGGCGGTCCCGGTGCAGGGGCAGCACCTGGCGATGCACCGCAGAACGACAATGCCGAGATGGTCTACATCTCATCGCTCGCGCTcatcaagatgctcaagcACGGTCGAGCAGGTGTACCGATGGAGGTGATGGGACTCATGCTCGGCTCGTTCATCGACGACTACACTGTCTCGGTGATTGACGTTTTCGCCATGCCTCAGTCCGGAACCGGTGTGTCGGTAGAAGCCGTCGACCCTGTTTTCCAAACAAAaatgctcgacatgctcaagcagaCCGGACGTcccgagatggtggtgggcTGGTACCATTCGCATCCCGGATTTGGTTGTTGGTTGAGTAACGTGGATATCAACACGCAGCAGTCgtttgagcagctcaacccACGTGCGGTTGCCGTTGTCGTCGACCCCATCCAATCGGTCAAGGGAAAAGTCGTGATCGATGCATTCCGCCTGATCAACCCTTCGACCGTCATGCTCGGCCAAGAACCGCGTCAAACAACGTCGAACATCGGCCACCTCAATAAACCCTCGATCCAATCGCTCATTCACGGCTTGAATCGACACTACTACTCGATCGCCATCGGCTACCGAAAAACTGAGCTGGAACAGAGCATGCTCAACAACCTGCACAAGCGCAACTGGACCGAGGGATTGCGTTTGAGAGATTTCAGCGAGCACAAGGAGAACAACCGCAAAGCCATCGAGAAGATGCTTTCGCTGTCCGAGGCGTACAACAAGTCGGTACAGGAAGAAAGCACCTTGACACcagagcagctcaagacCAGGCATGTAGGTAAGCAGGATCCCAAACGTCACCTCGAAGACGCGGTGGAACAGACCATGGGTGATCAGATCGTACAGAGCTTGGGCACTATGCTCTTGGCAGAGCTCTGA
- a CDS encoding uncharacterized protein (related to VPS52 - component of the Golgi-associated retrograde protein complex): MSVDDAHAERLVSKAASAAHLTATSSASIQTLHAASLFQRARLESKQDDTYLSLAPTFVSLHQQASLSKQLLSSLESFLSSFQSDLSTLSTQISALQTTSHHIDSRLDATRDVEMQLAQFLAHIALSPRIVDLFFDSEPDARPELWFKAVKQLERVLEATRPNAQLPLLSPHNGSANDVAAVAQVRAVAEACKNIVASKLRSYLVLPHATIRSSVTTNLQVLQTSVLLRHHKPMYAFLARQMPRVAIDVQRSYVGAARLYFETAFRRYTRSLGVVRKRWVESTGSAELITDPPSTKPIDIATTISSLHTGMAALATATSTTSSLYPPPRPAGSTPWPNAQDPTDTDAMSTDGWLFPTARLQYAHLSSSSSTVLGYLADDSQYRACPENLFRSLSLVLMDNACSEYTFLVRFFEGVGAQEEDASVESRQQKGSVASASAGMDGEESASVNAEAVDGDERGPEASVVQLSGVEQKQMQGRGASDEIFKQIFEPCVSTWTRFAKTLVSPAASTGSVLAASASSVVSGSSGASASTSIATSASGYFSLLTMIQLNERILSTLHSRGCCSALLDSALMRFKIDCYPQVKRFLDDQINALSHLSSPSSAVSTGRMWSVLSNLSSSSPPTQLTSSFASTLVIRYASLITKTLWVLHDSADQPILSSLIRLRSELATLITTHKLSESWSKHDRLTAVQTLIHAVEAITSAASTASCFSSHAKIQNEFSFWNDVLVSLRA, from the coding sequence ATGTCGGTGGACGACGCACATGCGGAGCGGCTCGTCTCGAAAGCCGCGTCCGCCGCACACCTTACTGCCACCTCATCCGCCTCGATTCAAACGCTGCATGCCGCCTCGCTTTTtcaacgagctcgactcgaatcAAAGCAGGACGACACGTACCTCTCGCTAGCACCCACGTTTGTCTCGCTACATCAGCAGGCATCTTTGTCGAAACAGCTGCTTTCGTCGCTCGAATCGTTTCTCTCCTCGTTCCAGTCGGATTTGTCCACGCTGTCCACGCAGATCTCTGCGTTGCAGACAACGTCGCATCACATCGATTCGAGATTGGATGCGACCAGGgatgtcgagatgcagTTGGCGCAGTTCTTGGCGCACATCGCATTGAGTCCAAGAATCGTCGATCTCTTCTTTGATAGCGAGCCAGACGCTAGACCGGAACTCTGGTTCAAGGCGGTCAAACAGCTCGAGAGGGTTTTGGAAGCTACGCGGCCTAACGCACAGCTTCCGCTGCTTTCTCCCCACAACGGCTCGGCTAACGACGTTGCAGCAGTGGCGCAAGTGAGAGCAGTTGCAGAAGCGTGCAAGAACATCGTGGCGTCCAAGCTGCGTTCCTACCTTGTCTTACCGCATGCAACGATCAGGTCTTCGGTGACAACCAATCTGCAGGTGCTCCAAacgagcgtcttgctccGACATCACAAACCCATGTATGCTTTTCTCGCCAGGCAGATGCCGAGGGTAGCCATCGATGTTCAGAGGAGCTATGTCGGTGCAGCAAGATTATACTTTGAAACCGCGTTCCGCAGATATACGCGCAGCTTGGGCGTCGTTCGAAAGCGATGGGTCGAGTCGACTGGTTCAGCCGAGTTGATAACCGATCCACCATCTACGAAACCCATCGACATCGCAACCACCATTTCCAGCTTGCACACTGGAATGGCCGCTCTCGCCACAGCCACAAGCACCACGTCCTCCTTGTACCCGCCACCTCGACCTGCCGGCAGCACGCCTTGGCCGAACGCACAAGATCCGACGGATACCGACGCCATGAGCACAGACGGCTGGCTCTTCCCCACGGCGCGTCTGCAGTACGCCCATCTTTCaagctcctcttccactgTGCTGGGCTACCTAGCCGACGATTCGCAATACCGCGCGTGTCCCGAGAACCTGTTCCGAAGCTTGtcgttggtgttgatggACAACGCGTGTTCGGAGTACACGTTTCTTGTACGCTTTTTCGAAGGTGTCGGAGCGCAAGAAGAGGATGCATCTGTTGAGAGTCGGCAGCAGAAGGGCAGTGTTGCATCGGCGTCAGCAGGcatggatggcgaggaaAGCGCTAGTGTCAACGCCGAAGcggtcgatggcgacgagcgcggACCAGAGGCAAGTGTAGTTCAATTGAGCGGCgtcgagcagaagcagatgcAGGGTCGTGGTGCGAGCGATGAGATCTTCAAGCAGATCTTTGAACCTTGCGTATCGACCTGGACTCGGTTTGCGAAAACTCTGGTTTCTCCCGCCGCTTCGACAGGCTCCGTgttggctgcatcggcaagcTCAGTGGTCTCTGGCTCGTCGGGCGCAAGCGCTTCAACGAGCATCGCCACGAGCGCGAGCGGCTACTTTTCCCTGCTCACCATGATCCAACTCAACGAGCGCATCCTCTCGACTCTGCATTCAAGAGGCTGTTGCTCGGCGCTACTAGATTCGGCATTGATGCGCTTCAAAATCGATTGCTACCCACAAGTCAAACGCTTTTTGGACGACCAGATCAACGCTCTATCTCATCTCTCGTCGCCCTCCTCTGCCGTGTCTACCGGGCGAATGTGGTCGGTGCTTTCCAACCtatcctcgtcgtcgccacccACCCAACTCACTTCTTCGTTCGCCTCCACCTTGGTCATTCGTTACGCCTCGCTGATCACGAAAACTCTTTGGGTACTCCACGACTCTGCTGACCAACCCATCCTCTCGAGCCTCATCCGGCTACGCTCCGAACTAGCCACGCTCATCACCACGCACAAGCTTTCTGAATCCTGGTCCAAGCACGATCGGCTCACAGCGGTACAGACACTGATCCATGCTGTCGAGGCGATTACAAGTGCAGCTTCTACCGCGTCTTGCTTCTCGAGCCACGCCAAGATTCAAAATGAATTTTCCTTCTGGAACGACGTCCTCGTGTCTCTACGAGcgtaa
- a CDS encoding uncharacterized protein (related to ARL1 - ADP-ribosylation factor), with protein sequence MSSGIGSLFSSLFFYLRSLLFSKHLEICVVGLQAAGKTSLVNLLSSGQFADEMVPTVGFNMRKVRSGNTTIKVWDIGGQPRFRSMWERYCRGVSAIVFVVDSTQNSAAWSVASEELHALIERPHLSGVPLLVLATKNDIKGAARVDDVIRVMKLDTIANREVSCYSISSKNQVNIDVTLKWLVARSPVGQR encoded by the exons ATGTCATCAGGGATCGGGTCGCTGTTTTCTTCGCTCTTCTTCTACCTGCGTtcgctcctcttctccAAGCATCTCGAGATATGCGTGGTCGGTTTGCAAGCCGCTGGAAAGACGTCGCTCGTCAACCTGCTCTCGTCAGGACAATTTGCCGATGAAATGGTACCCACCGTTGGCTTCAACATGCGCAAGGTACGGTCCGGCAATACTACGATCAAGGTGTGGGACATTGGCGGCCAACCGAGGTTCCGCAGCATGTGGGAGAGGTATTGCCGTGGCGTCTCGGCAATTGTCTTTGTCGTCGACTC CACCCAAAACTCAGCGGCCTGGAGCGTGGCTTCCGAAGAGCTGCATGCCTTGATTGAACGGCCGCATCTTTCAGGTGTAccgctgctcgtgctggcCACCAAGAACGATATCAAGGGCGCAGCGAGGGTCGACGACGTCATCCGCGTAATGAAGCTCGATACGATTGCAAATCGCGAAGTGAGCTGCTATAGCATCAGTAGCAAGAATCAGGTCAACATTGACGTTACGCTCAAATGGCTAGTTGCAAGGAGTCCGGTGGGGCAGCGATGA
- a CDS encoding uncharacterized protein (related to FMO1 - flavin-containing monooxygenase) translates to MTGTSITPPSRSTGPESVLIIGGGATGLVTLRNLVQEYGHDSSGSYALFEPLLVERRSDVGGVWYWSDDTYSLERNIGADKVQGQSPLFDHRGQPHWPSPAYLNLRGNVLPEFLEFSGKRFEPPKNNEVFPSLEETHLYLKSFAEPYRQYIKTGVEVLRVHELPNDQGWQVTLKHWTSSELDAAQAVSFTPKLETKRFDRVIVAAGWYDTPYYPDVQGISLAKEYGHIHHCKHYRDSTPYIAKKVVVVGNNNSSNEVAAHLAALNSAAHPVYRSSKSAAIEKCPALPDERIKDVGMITRYTVVHSTAEKASKGTKLDLTLLDGSVIRDVDYVILGTGYGQKYPWLHVLTDSARLTNSSETQVLTPDYLKATRVPFLYNHAFFSKSPRLTLAFVGLVVSYMPFSFNDLLSAWIIAVWSGKITSVPQSITDRLKFETDRLHYLYTQRLSSATTEEAKKNTDPDDPTTYAGYHLLGGSLKDGPPSEMHFAAELYNELAQADKERVAKFTYKWDEEREQKQTSMYRRKKQWLEDNSDRIKHDPFDLLGTNAHRYGHLVDQLVHPHWRNRANTHTAELTRRANL, encoded by the coding sequence ATGACCGGCACAAGCATCACACCACCTTCACGCTCGACCGGACCCGAATCAGTGCTCATCATCGGTGGAGGTGCGACCGGTCTGGTAACGCTGCGCAACCTTGTGCAAGAGTACGGCCACGACTCTTCCGGCTCGTACGCACTGTTTGAGCccttgctcgtcgaacgTCGCAGCGATGTCGGAGGTGTCTGGTATTGGTCCGATGACACCTACTCGCTCGAACGTAACATCGGCGCCGATAAGGTACAGGGTCAGTCTCCGCTTTTCGATCACAGGGGTCAACCACACTGGCCGTCTCCGGCGTATCTCAACTTGAGAGGCAATGTACTGCCCGAGTTTCTCGAGTTTTCAGGCAAACGCTTCGAGCCGCCAAAGAACAACGAGGTGTTTCCGAGCTTGGAAGAGACGCATCTGTATTTGAAATCGTTCGCCGAACCGTATCGGCAATACATCAAGACAGGCGTCGAAGTGCTGCGTGTACACGAGCTGCCAAATGATCAAGGCTGGCAGGTGACGTTGAAACATTGGACGTCgtccgagctcgatgctgcgcaaGCCGTCAGTTTTACACCGAAGCTCGAAACGAAACGATTCGATCGAGTGATTGTCGCTGCAGGCTGGTACGATACTCCGTACTATCCAGACGTCCAAGGCATCTCTCTCGCAAAAGAATACGGTCATATCCATCACTGCAAGCACTATCGCGATTCGACGCCCTACATCGCCAAAAAAGTGGTAGTGGTGGGCAACAACAATTCGTCCAACGAAGTAGCTGCGCATCTGGCCGCTTTGAATTCAGCCGCCCATCCAGTGTATAGGTCGAGTAAGAGTGCTGCTATCGAAAAGTGCCCCGCTCTTCCAGACGAAAGGATCAAGGATGTCGGTATGATCACACGATACACCGTCGTCCACTCTACCGCCGAGAAAGCAAGCAAAGGTACAaagctcgacttgacaTTACTCGACGGGAGTGTGATCCGAGATGTCGACTATGTCATTTTAGGTACTGGCTATGGACAAAAGTACCCATGGTTGCACGTCCTCACTGATTCGGCTCGTCTCACCAACTCTTCCGAAACCCAAGTGCTGACACCGGATTACCTGAAAGCTACTCGCGTACCCTTCCTGTACAACCATGCGTTTTTCAGCAAGTCTCCGCGTCTCACGCTGGCGTTTGTCGGACTGGTGGTTTCCTACATGCCGTTTTCGTTCAACGATCTACTCAGTGCGTGGATCATTGCTGTTTGGTCAGGCAAAATCACCTCGGTCCCGCAATCCATCACGGACCGACTCAAGTTCGAAACGGATCGTCTGCACTACCTGTACACACAGCGACTTTCATCCGCTACCACCGAGGAAGCCAAGAAAAACACCGATCCAGATGACCCTACCACCTACGCCGGCTACCATCTGTTAGGTGGAAGTCTCAAAGACGGTCCGCCAAGCGAGATGCACTTTGCCGCTGAATTGTACAACGAATTGGCGCAAGCAGATAAGGAGAGGGTAGCCAAATTCACGTACAAGTGGGATGAAGAAAgagagcagaagcaaacATCAATGTACAGACGCAAGAAACAGTGGTTGGAGGACAACAGTGATCGCATCAAGCACGATCCGTTCGACCTGTTGGGTACCAATGCTCACCGGTATGGACATTTGGTCGACCAGTTAGTGCATCCACATTGGCGAAATCGCGCTAACACTCACACTGCCGAGCTGACGCGCAGAGCAAATCTATAG